The following DNA comes from Dermochelys coriacea isolate rDerCor1 chromosome 21, rDerCor1.pri.v4, whole genome shotgun sequence.
TGACTGAAGAGTGGTTGTCTTTGCTGATGCTACTGGATCCTTTTGTTCCTGAGGTGCTATTCGCTCATTTGAAGGTGGACCGACTAGCCTTGGGTGGCTCAGCTCATTCTGTAGGGTGGCCCCAGGGGACAGCTATAGGAAGTTGCTCTTCCTTCCCAAGGCCTCTTGTACTGCTTGGCAAATTCTGTATTTATGAGAAGCAGCAACCTTCAGTCGATCTTCATTCACGGTTGTAAACAAATTCCCTTTGCCCGAGTCTACACCCATTTTGTGGTCCTGCTTGTGAACATTTTGGGGATTGAGTTTACTGGTAGCAATGTCTGTGGAAACAGGCATAGCAGACTATTGATGGCAAGCACTCCTGAAAAATGAGTCCGGTCAAATTCACACAGATATTTCATATCAAATACATGCAAACTGTACACCAGCAAGCTACAAACAGGAGCTATTCACAGATTATAACAAATGCTGTTGAGAATCTCAATCCACATAAGATGTCTTTAAGCAGAAAGAGGTGTTCACTAACTGCGAGGACATCCATTATTTGCCCAATTCAAGTCCCCTAATCTCACCACGTTCGGTATCATCATTTTACGTGTGGCTGCTCTGAAGAGTTTGGTGACATGAGCTATGGTGTCATAAATATGCGGTTGACGTTCAGCTCCACCTCGTTTCATCAGACAGGGATGGAATAGACTCTTTGTTCTTCTGTTGTCTGGCTGGATGAAAGCCAGGGTTTAGTCGACTTAGACTCAGACCAGATAAGGCAGAGGTGATACTGACTGGCACAGAGAAGCACCTTGAGGATCTGAGGAAATTTATAGTTTTTCCCTTAACTGAGAGTGTCTTGTTAGTTGTTGCTTGGCTTGCTTGGTTTGCAGCTGGAGCCAGAAATGCCTTCTGTCATTTACGTCTGCCTGTGATTATGCCATTCCCTCTCTGATGGAACCTCCGCCTATCATCAGTGCATTGCTACTTCTAGGCTGGATTACTGCAGCACACGCTGTCTGGCACCAACATCGAAGGCCACTCAGACACCACCCTTCCTGTGCTCTGCAATCCCAGATGGGTTTTGGCAGGAACGGGGCAGCAGTTGTTTGTCCCAGCAGGCTCTCCCTCTGGAGATATGACTGAGCTCAGCCTGACCACAGTTAGAAATTGATAGCTGTCATTTCTGTCTCCTGGCTGTAGACTCTCTGGCATTCAGCCTACTGGCTGGGCTTCCCCACCTCTTCAGTCAGCTATCTGGATGCTGGATGGGGTTATGGAACACGCTGTAAGATGCTTTTCTGGGGAAAAGCATGGTGAAGTGCCCCCAGCCACGAGGGTGTTAGATGCTGTAGAAATGCTGATAAGAATCTAAAAGAGCAAGAGTCACTTTTTGTAGGGCACCCAAATGCAGTGCGCTGTTCCCACGCCCACTGGCAAGGCTGAGGTTGCCTCTGTAGCAGAAGGTGCCGGGTGAGTTGAAGTTGTTGCTATGCCCATGAGGACTCCTGGCTCTCAGCAGGGGAAGGGTTAATGACTGGCTTTGGAGTCTTATGGGATGGATGTGGCTTGGCCCTTACAAGGACCCATCGGGGCTTTCCCAAGGGTGCTAAGAGCCCAGAGGTGGTAAGGGGAAGGGTGTGGGTCGTTGACACGCGGCAAGTACCAGGGAACTAATCTGAAGCACTTCAGAGAGAGAGCGGTGACTCTCTGATTTGCTTCATAGCATAGATTTATACTGATGGGTCAGGAAGCTGGCCCAGTGGAGAGTAGCAGCTCTTTAAGGAGGCCTGAGCACTTGTAATGGAGAGCGGTGTTTGGGACATTGGTTGTTTTGTGTTCATCAGGTGGGATTCATTCGATCTTCCTCTTCCAGTGGCCTAGGCTCAGTGATAATGTTCCCTCCCCATTCCAGGTATATGGTGGATGCTGCAGACCAGGAGAAGATTGAGGCCTCAAAGAACGAACTTCACAACCTGCTTGACAAGCCGCAGCTCCAGGGCATCCCTGTAAGCGCTCTCCAGTCCAGGGGCAGTGGGAGACAGTGGGGAGCAGACAGATCTCATAGGCTGGTCCCCAGTCATTAGGGTGGGTGGTCTCTGGTTGCTTGGTCACATGCTGCAAAGCAGGTTCTGTGATGGTGTCTCACTCGTTCATCTGTAGTAGTAGCTTTGTGAGGTTATgatctccaggctggggctgggctggaaggTGACTTTTTGGGAAAATTTGGTGAAGATCGTGACCCAGCTTCCCATAACCCTACAAGCCATCAAACCCCCTAGTCCCATTGATGGGCCCACCAGAAGCTCCGAAGTTGCTAGACTGGAGGCAATGAGTGTAGATAATGACTTGTCCAGGGCCTGTGGGGCGGGGGGATTGAGTGGGAATTATAAGTGATTGACACACCCACTGAGCGTGTGAGCTGCCATTTGGAACGCAAGTCTTGTTTGTGAGCTCGCAGTAAGGTTTTTGACTGGCCAGTAGGGCTCAGGAGTGCTGGTGAGGCAGTTTGCAAGAAGCAGATTGTAATATCTTCACCCTGACATGGGGATTGATGCTTCAGAAATGCAGAGAGAGGTGCAGCTCCACACAGCACACACAGCACGTGATCTCATCCCAAAAACTGCCTTAGCTGGGGCAGGAGAACATCACAGATTCAGCTATTATGGAGGATCTGTGTGATTTTTGCTGCTTTCTGCAAATTCTGAGCTTTAGTTTAAAGCAAATCAAGTGTCTGTTCCTACACAAAACACTTGTTGCCACTGATCAGTGGCCTTGAGTGCACATAATCTTTCAAGAATATTAATTTAGGAAGAAAAAGCACTCAAGTTAGCAAAGCAGGAAGTGCAGAGTTAGGGTTACCGTTAAACAAGGCTCTGCCTCACTTCGAGGACCTCCACAACCCTAATTCTGCCCTTGTCTAGCAATAGCTATGTCGCAGTCTCCAAAGGAAGCAGAAGATATTGTCCAATATTATTTTCTGTTGTTGACATGAGCAGAAGAAAGACTCCATCCTCTCTTGCTTTATCCATGAATGACtagaaaatgactttaaaaatgaaagttgccattaaatatttcctttctttagTTTTAGTTCGATCTGTATGTCAAGGGTGtgaatgtttttaattaataatttctttGGGATGGGGACCATCCATTTTCCTTTGTCCACAATGACAATATGGGTGTGGTAAACAGGCTGCATAGTGAAGGAATATGACACCCACCTTGGTTGTGCTACAGCCCCTCTACTTGAGCCTGCTGCTGACCAGTCCGCAGGTGGAGTGGAATTCCGATAGACATGTCTGCATCTGTGACCCCTTGTCCTCGGTCTCTccgagggcagagttaaggtggtgCTGCTCCTTTAAGTGTAGGTCATTGCTTTGCTTGAAACATGCAACCTGACCTCAGCATTTCTGACTTGCTGACATCTGAGGGGTTTATTCTAGGGGAATATGCCCTTGCAGGCACACATCAATGGTTCAGCCCTAACGCCACCTTTGTAATGGTTTCTAGATTGGAATTTTCTTAATTccttatcagaggggtagccatgttaatctgtatccacaaaaacaacaagcagtccgttggcaccttaaagactaacagatttctttgggcataagcttttgtgggtgaaaaacccacttcttaatgggtttttttcccctcaaaagcttatgcccaaagaaatcttagtctttaaggtgccaccagattcctcattgttttttttaattccttagcTAGCTATAActtgagactgtggaatgaagaTCAGACCCATGCTGCTCCCATTACCACTCTCCTTTGTGCCCCCCTGCCCACGAGTACCCTGAGGGGTGGCAGCTGCCAGGAGCAGAGGGGTCCTGGTGAGGATTTGCCTCTGTCTTTGGATGGGTGTGCCCTGCAGTCTGACTGGAGTTCAAGTAGTGCAAAGGACCGTGGGCCTGAGTCGCACAACTCTGTTCTGCTCCCAGGTGCAGGCAGAGATGGTGAGGGGAGGCCCTTCTACTCTTGGTGGACCTCCTGCGGCTTGCAGCAGTGGGCTTCTGCCTGAGGAACATAGGGCAGCACACTATTTCCCACCCTGATGTCTCCTCCTACAAACCAAAGCTGTTCCTGAACACCCTCAGCTCTTGGCAGCCCTCAGATGTTTCTCAGCCAATTCAGCCCCAGGGTGCAGATTAAAGTACTCCCCTAATCTATGTCCAGCAGCCCCATGGGGTATAGGGATGTGCGGgccttgcctcagttttcccagcaaCTTCTCCACCCCAGCATATCCTAGGAGGGGAACGCTTGGGCAGGTGGAATAGAGCTGGCTTTCACAGGCTGGCAGGAATTCCCTAGGAGGCGGGGAAGTTTTGATTCCTTCACACCAATGAATTTTCTGTTGCCAAAACTATAGTTAGGTTGCCGGACTCCTCGTCCCTCCCCCCGGCCTGGGCACAGTCCAAAGGTGGCTCGGTGTGGGTCTGGGACTGAGAATGCTGACACtgtcttttcccccctccaggtTCTAGTGCTTGGGAACAAGCGAGATCTTGCTGGTGCCTTGGATGAGAAAGAGCTTATTGAGAAGATGTAAGTACGGCTCACTTCCTCCATTCTGGTGGCAGGCATTGTCGGTCTGACTCCAGCTGCCTGTACCTCTCAGCAAAGGTTGGGATGCAACTGTAGCAGAGTTTGCTTTGGAGATGCCGAGTTCCTGTGTATTGCTGAGTAGGAGTCAGGGGGGTCTGATCCAGGTGGCTGCTAACGGGTTAACGAAGGTGCCTGGTGCATGGGTTTGCAGGAGCTTCTCCCAGGATGCTGGAGAGGCCTTCCCAGAGCAACAGCGGAGAGGGATCCCCCACCATGGAGTGCAGCAAGCCTTGCTCCCCAAAATGCCCCCAACCCCTCAGTTTCTCTGTCCCATTCCCTAAAGACGTTccccctccaccagctcccaccccacagcagggccgttggtgggggaggggtggcagcTGCTGCAACCCTCTCCAGCATGTGCAGAGCCCTGGTCCCTTCCTGCTAGTTCACCGCTGGGGAGTTGCTCTGCGATGGGCtgtcagcaggaggcaccactgtGAAAAGGAGTGCGGGTTTCCTGCACTACCCAGGGATGCTTCTGCAATCCAGCAGCGCTGGGTGCTGCCTCCTTACATGGGTCAGGGCCTGGAAGCCTTTTGAGCAGAGAAGGTTTGTTCATCTCCACGATCCCTTCATGATAACAGAGCTGTGCTGAGCCACTCCAGCCTGGGTCCTGCTGTGAAGTTCTCGCATCCCATTTGTGGCACCCCAGGCATTGGAGCAGGCTGTGCGAAGGCTCGTGCtgcgggggctgggaggggggagttggCAGCCCAGACAGTGACCAGTGAGGCAGCTGGTTTGGGGAAACATGTCCTAGGTGCTCTGCTTTGCTCCTCTACGGTAGCTTTTTTGCTATTACATCagactgttttttcttttggatCTACACTTCTCCATGCACCACAGACCTGGGGAGGCCTCGTTACCCAGTGCCAGCAGCTGGAAAGGGGAGCCGCGGGCCCTGGGTTCTGTCCTGCCTTGGCCACACCCTCACTGTGGTGACCGTGGGCAGGGCCTGAGCTGAAGAACGGGGTTAATCTCCAGTCTGTGTGGAGCTGAGGGGCCCTTGGGTGAAAGTCGCTAGGTCAGGGCAAAGATGGTCATTTTGCTTGAGCGTTTCTCAGCCTCGGCCACATGGTGGCGCCAGAGCCGCAGCTTGACTCGTGCTTCAtctcaagggtatgtctacagggCACAGTTAGCCTGGGTGATTGACACCTGGGTCTGAGCCCCAGGTTAGCCTGGCAAAGCCCTACCCACTTTACTGTGTCTGCACTCCCCCGTGCTGAGCTGCTCGAGGGTTCCTTCCCAGTCCATTGCAGGAGGAGTTGAGGGATGGACGCTGGAGGTCACGCAGCACGTAAGTGGTTTttgcctgtgtcctcactgcaaaatgGGCAGGTTCCAGCCCGAAGTAGAGCGCAGCCTGGGCTCTAAGCCTGCCCCCCACCAGGTCAGCTAGCCTGGGCTTAAGGCACATTCAAATCTGGGTCCAAGATATTTGTGTGAATGCGGGGAGTTTACAGGTAAGAGAATATGTATATTCTCTTACCTGCAAATTCAGGTAAGAGCCTGggttaactgcagtgaagacgtacccttagatTCCTTCAGATGGCTGGAGCCTGGGTCCTGCAGCCCGAGTGGTAGGAGAGCGTTTCCACAGGCTCTCACCTCGGGACCCAGCACAGCCAAGGAGCTCTTAGCAAATGGCCAACGAAGTCCTTCGAAGGCTCTGCTACTCTGTCgatggggctggagccagggccacAGCACAGAGCCCTCCTGTGCCCACTGCTGTGGCAGTAATACTTCTAGTACTGGTTTGGTTTTGGAGGATCTTAAGCATTTGATAACGGTGGGTCgctcttttcccttttccagtgggaAGCTAAGGTAGAGAGGGGAAGTGCTGGCTGAGTCTGGCATGGTAGGGCCCTGGTTCTTGTTTCCTGTATGGTTGTGGAACGAGCTGGGTAATACACAGCCTGCCCTGTGTGCTCATGGTTGGGGGCCTTGTTCCATTTGTCAGGAAACTTTTCTTTTCAGTTCTTTCATTGCTGAAAGACTGTTGACCAGCCCCATCCTGAGCCAGCAGCACTAGAAGGTTATAGCAGGGGCCTCCGAGGGAGGGTGGGGTGCGCCCTAACGGAAGGGACTCTGCTCCATGAGCCTTTTACACAGGCCGACTGGAGCAGCTGGAGTCTGCACTGAGCAGTCTGTGCTTTCATGGATCCATCTCTCCACAGGAACCTGTCTGCCATCCAAGATCGAGAGATTTGTTGCTATTCCATCTCCTGCAAAGAAAAGGACAACATTGGTGAGTGCTAGGCTGCGGTCTGCAGGGAGTCGGAGGGAGGGGACAGTCTGGGCTCAGTTGGGAAACACCTGCAGTTTCAGGTTGTGCAGTGAATTCAGCCCCTGGTATTCTGGCTCCTAAGCCCATTAAGCTCATGACGAAGCAAAATGGGGCAGAAGTGTCACTTCTCAGCTGAGAGTGGCCTACACTCCCCATCCCAAAGGCAGGCTGTGGGCAGTGCCCCAGGAGCTGGGCCCAAGGTTTCCAGGCCGTGGGGGACACTGCTTCAGAGCAGTGGCTGAAATGCAGCAGTGAACAGCTGTGTTAGAGAAGGTACCAGTCTCTGATGCCCCGCtgaccccttcccctgagccccgTGGTGGAGGGGGCTCCCTTCCCTTTGCGGGCGCTAactctgtgtgttgcctttgcaGACATCACCCTACAGTGGCTTATTCAGCACTCAAAGTCCAGGAGAAGCTGAGAGCCCTGAGACCACGCCTCGGAGCGAGGAAGATGCCATTGTCCAAGCCctccttctctctgtcccctgctctctgtccctctctctctctagatggGTATTTTTAGGGGACCCTAGGCTCTGCTCCTGCTGAGATGGAGCTCCTGTTTTTATTGTAAAGAAGCTGTcggactcctctctctctctctcgttttggCACTGTTCTGTTGTGGTCGATGTGTACacagtatatatatgtatatatctatttTAATTTAAGCAATTACGCTGTTACTAAACTGGGGTGTGTGACCTGTAGAAGTGCTGGAGGTGGTTTAGCCCCCAAGGCAGTATTGGGAGGGTGTCATGGGAGCGGAGCGGCTTGGCTGGACCATTCCATTCTGAATGCAGGCCCCCATGGGGACGTCCCTCCAACCCTGAGGCCCGTGGGCCCCTCTGGTATCTTCACTAGGTCCagctctcccctcctgccccccaaaaaaagccTTTAGAGCTCCCCATGCCCACCCCCGCTCTGTGCTGCATATGGACatggccctggggggcagggcagtgggggcatTTGAGGTCAGCAGTCTTGAGCAGGCTGTGGGGAGTCAGTGCTGTTCCCGTCTGCAGAGccacccctcctgctcctagacctctgccccttcccaggcaTTCGGCCTTTCGATCCCAGGCTTAGGCAGGGATTGGGCACTAGCTGGCAGGGGCAGGTGCAACTCCCTCCCTCTCCGCTTCCCGTCCCGCAACCCACGCCCCAAAGTCTCCGCAAGTGACtcacttctgccccctcccctggctgtggAGGAAGGTGGGGCACTCTGCCATTCCCCCAGGTTGCTTTGGGGAGGTCTCCAGCTCCTTAGACGCTCTCTGGGTGGGACGAGCTGTGCAGCACGGGGGTCAGGGAGAGCTGGTACCTGCGGGCCAGCGACCAGCGCCTTGGGAATGCTCTCTGTGCCCACAGCTGCAGAGGGAGCCGTGGCACCTGCTGACCCACGTCCTGCCCAGGTCCGTGCAGAGGGACGGTGTGCAGCACGCACTCGCCTGCGCTCTCGTTGGCTCTGCTGTGGGGCTAGGCCCCCCTTCGCTTAGGGGAGGGCTCAGCGCTGTTGCAATTGCTGTAGAACTGAAGGCAAGGACAAAGCTCTGAGGAaggcctttcccctccccccatgctccaGCATCCGGGAGCAGGGTTCCCCTCATGCTGCAGCCCAGGAGGGGGTGTCTGCCCCAGCTCATGTACCAACCTCATACCTGGGAGATcaggggctcaggctctggcgAGCCAGAGATGGGAAAACCCCTTCCGGCCTCGTCCCGCCCTGGACCCACAGAGACGGATTGTGCCCTGCGGTGGGGTTCTCCACCTTGGCTTCTGGGTCTAGGGGCATGGCCCTCTCTTCTCCAGGAGGGTCTGTGTGTTGAAGGCTGGCAGCCAGAGACCCCACCCCACACCGTGTGAGTCCAGGAGCTTTAGAtatctctgcccccttccccccccccgtctgGAAGTGAGGGGGGCTTCCCTGTGCTCCAAGTTCTGGCAGTGGGGCTGCCTTACGCCCACCCCCTGCAGTGCTGGGTCTGGGCTCTCCCTTGCTTGATGTGCTTCACCCTCTAAGCTGCTCCCTTCCATTCCAGTGATGTGCATGTTGGGAGGAGGGCTgacccttgggggtgggggggttgcagcAGGATGGGGCATGTCTGGCTGCCCACAGACCCAGCACAGCAGAGCTGCTCTGGAAGGTGCCAGGGCTGCTGTGCAAAGCTCCCCGTGACTCTGTTCCCAACCCAGGGCTGTTCACTCAGGGCTCTCATGGACTAGAAACAAGCTGGCCGGCTGTGTCACACTGCTGCCCCCGCGTCTGTCCCAGCCCCagagggggcacagctgggagtgctggcccAGGGGCACATCGAGGGGGTGTTGGCCTCTCTCCCAGTACACAGGGGTCAGAGGAAAGGCCTGTCTCCATAGAACAGCGGGGCTGATGGGCCCTGTGTGATGTCAGGGTGGAATTCCTTGCCCTCTACAGCCCAGGCTAGTAGGTCTGGTCCCCGGGCAGcggcagggaggggaagtggcagccaggcctggaaggaggggaaaggagcacCAGTGTGCCCCAGCCCATGTGGCTTCTGTCCTGTGCTGGAGCCTGCTCTCCGGGCACTGGAGATGGCCCGGAGCCAGCTGGGGGTGAAGCCACAGGATCTGGGGAAGGGCCATGAGGCGGCTGCTGCGCACAGCCTGCCTCTTTCCGGCTGAGGGCAGCTGCCTGTAATCCAGGCCCAGCTGCATCCCCCCGTCCAGCGTGTCAGCTCGGGGCAGCCGAGAGTCCtgggctccctccccagccccccgctcTGCACAGAGCTGCTTCGGGGGAGTGGGGGTGTCCAGCCTGCTTTGTTCCCCTCTTTTCTCGTTTTCGCAGAATTGCACAAGGAGCCATTTCCATGGTTTATTTAATGAATTGTAAAGTGGTGTCATATATTCCTTTTTTAGGAGAGATTTTTTGGCTCATATTGACCTTCTCTGTTGGGAAATGATTCTTGTaactgtacaatttttttttttttggcctcctAATCAAAATAAATTAACAGTTTTGTGTTGGGGGGCGTGTTTGCTGTGGTCTTGTTTCCTCTCCTCATCTCACCAGCCTGGCAGGGGTCTTGGCACATGGTCCGTCTTCCAGGGACGACTTGCAGCCTTGCACAGTTAAACCAGGGCTCTCTTGGGCACTGCCCTATTGCCTGAGGGCGAGAGCAGCTGGGGCTTTCTGTCAGGGCTGGGGCGTGTCATTCTGAGCAGGGGCAGAGGCTGGCGGTGGGGCTCATCCCCCATGTTCACCCTCTCATAGCCCACTCGACTTAACCCCTTCAGGCACATAACTAGGCTGGCAGCCGaagccttagctgggcagcagcGGCCGCTCTTCCTGCTGTGGTAGAGATGACGGAGaaagtgggggggagagaagtcTCCCAGTGCCTCGTGTCCTTGACCCCCAAGGTGGAGCTGGAGGGGGGTAGCACTCGTCACCCCCCAACGCTGCTCTCCGGCAGCTCCGCACCATACTCCTCAGGCTAGCCTGGTCTCGCtgcatggggctcgggctgtcaACAGGGTTGTCGATGCTGCAGGCACAAATCTTGCTTTTTGTGCCTGGGAAAGGGCAGTTAGCTGGGTAGAAGATTTAGATGGCTGCTTCTGGGATGGTGACACAAAGCCCTCAGCTTAGGGCGGCTCCCTTGCCTTAGCCTTGTTGACACTGGGCCATGCGCTGCTATGGGTCTGGGCTGTGGTGGGTGGAACACCTCtacctccagctccctccccctgctctcctcacCCTCCAGCACGAAGGACAACTCCTCCCCGTTGCAGACTTCTGAGGACCCAGCACTTGCTTTGCACTATGTCCTCCGTGTCTGTTCTGGGTAAGCCCTacgggctgggccaggccaggccagatctggcccccAGCAGCGGGAGAGGGATACGCTCCCTTAAACTCTGGCTCTCTGCCAGCCAACCAGCCCTGGGCTGCCTGTGCCCTCGTGCCCCTCCTCCCGTGCTCCTTTCCCAGCGCTGCTGGCCTTCCTGGGCTCTGAGTGAGTGTTGGCGAGGTGCCTAGTGCTGCCGGGAGAAATTCAAACAAGCTCCCACGGGTCCCCTTTCAGCATATTCCGTCCTTGATTAGCACAGTGAAGGCACCTCCCGGGgcgaggggaggggcagagcgggCTGGGCACCAGTGCCAGCCACGCCAGCAAGTCTCGGGGGGCGCCGAACGCAGCACTCAAGCCCCAGCCAGCACTAGGGGAAGCTTTTCCCACCGTTGAAAGGCCGGGCTGGGGCTGTGTGCTCCTATTTGCTGTGCATGCCCAGGGCCCACCCATGCCCTTGTGTACCTGACTCTCCGCATGACAGCGgggcctcctgcccctgccctgttgCACACCTGGAATTTCAGCAGCAGGTGTTGGCCTGGGGGGCAGATCACCAGTGTGGGAGCGGCCCCGAGCTGTGAGGGTGCAGGGCCAGCATGGCCCCCACCTACAGTTCTGGGAATGTATCTGTTGCAGGCTCCTTCCCCCTCTTGCTCTGAGCTGTGGCCTCTCCAGGCACTCGGCTGCTCCCCACTCGTACTCCCCTCTCCACAGCAGTTGCCTCCTTCCAGTTGGCCAGGGCCGGACGCAGCCTTATGCCCCCCTCTCAGGTGTGGGCTCATGGCCTAGGCACTGGGCTAGTCGCCAGCAatgaaggagcaggggggttgctTACAGAAGCCTCACTGGGGCAAATGTGCCCCATCCTACCTGGTGTCCAAAAACAGggcagctccccctgctgctaatgtaggtgtgtgtggggggtcacttttttttgtgggggagcgGGGAGTTCTACAGGTTATTGGGCATTTGCATGCAGAAGGATTGGCACCCGGGGCCCCCTCCAAGGGCACTGAGACTGTGTCATGGAGGGAGACCCTCCAGAGAGGCAAGACCAGGGACTCCCTGctatgggggagagcgagcctgTTGAGTGGACATGGGCCCGAGAGGCTGGTGGACCGAGGGGGGGATGTGGAGCATgagactccccctcccccaataggGTGACCCCTGACTGCCCTACCCGGGATGGGCATGTGATGCCAATGCAGCTGAGTGCCATACTCCAGCCCCCTCCTAGAGATAGGCAAATCCAGGGCCAGAGATCCCATCCCCTGTGGGGTGTGGGGCCCCTTGCTCAGGGGCAGGAGCGCTTCCCCTGCCAGCTCATTACCGCAGTGCAAAGGAGCCCATCTCCCCTCCTGCCGCGCTGGTTTTGGCCCCTTTCTGTTCTCCATCCTACCCCTGAGGCTGTTGGTgggctggggcagctgccccctgcGCTGCAG
Coding sequences within:
- the ARL8A gene encoding ADP-ribosylation factor-like protein 8A, which translates into the protein MLALFTKLLDWFRALFWKEEMELTLVGLQYSGKTTFVNVIASGQFNEDMIPTVGFNMRKITKGNVTIKLWDIGGQPRFRSMWERYCRGVSAIVYMVDAADQEKIEASKNELHNLLDKPQLQGIPVLVLGNKRDLAGALDEKELIEKMNLSAIQDREICCYSISCKEKDNIDITLQWLIQHSKSRRS